A DNA window from Phoenix dactylifera cultivar Barhee BC4 chromosome 13, palm_55x_up_171113_PBpolish2nd_filt_p, whole genome shotgun sequence contains the following coding sequences:
- the LOC103709722 gene encoding putative zinc transporter At3g08650 — MASRPRILLPFFLVFVLLHGSAIAESEKQFIWSSRKAPHRNLESAVIDGTGREAEFGTSEDSFQGFGERKAANTRVSVSTVAWLTLAMAAATALGAIPFFFVELEPQWAGVCNGLAAGVMLAASFDLVQEGQIHGSGNWVVIGILSGGIFIWLCKKFLEQYGEVSMLDIKGADASKVILVVGIMTLHSFGEGSGVGVSFAGSKGLSQGLLVTLAIAVHNIPEGLAVSMVLSSRGVSPQNAMLWSFITSLPQPIVAVPSFLCADAFHKVLPFCTGFAAGCMIWMVIAEVLPDAFKEATPPQVASAGTLAIAFMETLSTTLQSFSHGYNSEDASGFLVSLLFGLGPLLGGIILVTFSLAFLLQHSLLTGVASGIAFLLAAWRPLQLLVSSKMGFFTLTLLLIAGSALYRMFTASILRVAPRKKTSVNDLASSGLSVSALTLQSFFACGAIILHALAEGLALGVAAPKAYGLGRHMVLPVSLHGLPRGAAVAGCIFGATDSWRGALAAAALTGFASPISAIGAILAGIDYNGLDYWMVLACGTMLPSFGTVFQRALKLDTRKSTYGLLMGLGFACSCLTSTRLVCLHTPYCNSAPEAVT; from the exons ATGGCCTCAAGGCCAAGAATCCTCCTACCATTCTTTCTAGTATTTGTTTTACTGCATGGTTCTGCCATTGCAGAATCTGAGAAACAATTCATCTGGAGCTCTCGGAAAGCTCCTCATAGGAACTTAGAAAGTGCAGTTATAGATGGAACTGGCAGAGAAGCCGAATTTGGTACCTCTGAGGATAGTTTTCAAGGGTTTGGTGAGAGGAAAGCTGCTAATACCAGAGTTTCAGTTTCTACAGTTGCATGGCTTACTCTTGCCATGGCTGCAGCAACAGCCTTGGGCGCAATTCCGTTTTTCTTTGTGGAGTTAGAGCCACAATGGGCAGGTGTATGCAATGGGTTGGCCGCCGGAGTGATGTTGGCTGCTAGCTTTGACCTAGTGCAAGAAGGACAGATCCATGGCAGTGGAAACTGGGTTGTTATTGGAATTTTGAGTGGGGGGATTTTCATTTGGCTTTGTAAGAAG TTTCTTGAGCAGTATGGGGAAGTAAGCATGCTGGACATAAAAGGTGCTGATGCAAGTAAAGTTATACTTGTAGTCGGAATAATGACCCTTCATTCCTTTGGGGAGGGTTCGGGTGTTGGGGTATCCTTTGCTGGCTCAAAAGGGCTTTCTCAAGGTCTTCTGGTTACGCTGGCAATAGCTGTGCACAACATACCTGAAGGTTTAGCTGTGAGCATGGTTCTCTCATCACGTGGGGTCTCTCCTCAGAATGCGATGCTGTGGAGTTTCATTACATCGTTGCCTCAG CCCATTGTGGCTGTCCCTTCGTTCCTTTGTGCTGATGCATTCCACAAGGTACTTCCTTTTTGTACGGGCTTTGCTGCTGGGTGCATGATCTGGATGGTGATAGCAGAGGTTCTTCCTGATGCTTTTAAG GAAGCAACTCCTCCTCAAGTTGCTTCTGCAGGCACGCTGGCCATAGCATTTATGGAAACCCTGAGCACAACACTCCAGAGTTTTAGCCATGGCTACAA CTCAGAGGATGCCTCTGGCTTTTTAGTATCACTACTATTTGGTCTTGGGCCATTGCTTGGTGGAATTATCCTCGTCACTTTTtctcttgccttcttgctgcaACATTCTCTTCTCACAGGCGTGGCCTCTGGCATTGCATTTCTTCTTGCTGCATGGAGGCCCCTACAGCTTCTAGTGTCTTCAAAGATGGGGTTCTTTACCCTAACATTGTTGCTCATCGCCGGTTCTGCCTTATATCGCATGTTCACAGCTAGCATCTTAAGGGTGGCTCCTCGCAAGAAGACTTCTGTCAATGACCTTGCATCTTCTGGTCTTTCAGTGAGTGCCCTTACTCTTCAATCATTCTTTGCATGCGGGGCCATCATCCTGCATGCCCTAGCAGAGGGGCTTGCTCTAGGTGTGGCAGCCCCAAAGGCTTATGGGCTTGGCAGACACATGGTTCTACCAGTTTCGCTACATGGGCTGCCACGAGGTGCAGCTGTTGCAGGCTGCATCTTTGGCGCTACCGACAGCTGGCGGGGAGCCTTAGCAGCTGCTGCCTTGACTGGATTTGCGAGCCCTATCTCTGCCATTGGAGCTATACTCGCAGGCATCGACTACAATGGACTTGATTATTGGATGGTTCTTGCATGTGGAACGATGCTTCCTAGCTTTGGCACTGTTTTCCAGCGGGCGCTGAAGTTGGACACAAGGAAGAGCACCTATGGGCTTCTGATGGGTCTCGGATTTGCCTGCTCGTGTTTAACATCCACCAGGTTGGTTTGCCTGCATACGCCCTACTGCAATTCAGCACCAGAGGCTGTCACATAG